In Sphingobacteriaceae bacterium, a single genomic region encodes these proteins:
- a CDS encoding anhydro-N-acetylmuramic acid kinase, whose translation MSKSRNLKVLGIMSGTSLDGLDLALCEFNLENDLYVYKVLKANTLTYSKEQRKKLEEIKNGNAQQYLAMNHLYGKYIGLEVKKFIEECGIKPDLISSHGHTIYHQPQHGFSAQLGCGATIAAISKTTTVCDFRILDVVNGGQGAPLVPIGDKLLFSDYDACLNLGGIANISFEFEEERKAFDICFLNMALNYLAEKLGKAFDEDGKLADAGKTDEFLLKELKETLHIDKKISLARERYENLLLPILGNYRITIEDKLATFCEYAAEAIAEILNEFKLKKVLLTGGGTYNQHVLKLLKQKYKGELVIPDHETIQFKEAIIFGFLGYLRVNEKINTLKTVTGAVSNSVGGAVYYFNEEF comes from the coding sequence ATGAGTAAATCACGTAATTTGAAGGTTTTAGGCATCATGAGCGGAACGTCGTTAGACGGTCTGGATTTAGCATTATGCGAATTCAACCTTGAAAACGATCTATATGTTTACAAAGTATTAAAAGCAAATACGTTAACCTACAGTAAAGAACAACGTAAAAAACTGGAAGAAATTAAAAATGGCAATGCACAGCAATATTTAGCCATGAACCATCTTTATGGTAAATACATTGGACTTGAAGTCAAAAAATTTATTGAAGAATGCGGTATTAAACCCGATTTAATCAGCTCGCATGGGCATACCATTTACCACCAACCCCAACATGGTTTTAGCGCTCAATTGGGTTGCGGGGCTACCATAGCTGCCATTTCTAAAACAACCACTGTTTGCGATTTCAGAATTTTAGACGTAGTGAATGGCGGACAAGGCGCGCCACTTGTACCCATAGGTGATAAACTGTTGTTTTCGGATTATGATGCCTGTTTAAATTTGGGAGGTATTGCAAATATTTCATTTGAATTTGAAGAAGAAAGAAAAGCGTTTGATATCTGTTTTTTAAATATGGCCCTAAACTATCTGGCCGAAAAATTAGGTAAAGCATTTGACGAGGATGGTAAATTAGCGGATGCCGGCAAAACGGATGAATTTTTATTGAAAGAATTGAAAGAAACACTACACATTGATAAAAAAATTTCATTAGCACGCGAGCGATACGAAAATTTACTGCTGCCCATTTTAGGAAATTACAGAATTACCATTGAAGATAAATTGGCCACATTTTGCGAATATGCTGCTGAAGCTATTGCCGAAATTTTAAACGAATTTAAACTGAAAAAAGTTTTGCTTACCGGCGGGGGCACTTACAATCAACATGTATTAAAGCTTCTCAAACAAAAATACAAAGGTGAATTGGTAATTCCCGATCATGAAACTATTCAGTTTAAGGAGGCTATTATTTTTGGCTTTTTGGGATACTTACGCGTGAATGAAAAAATTAATACGCTAAAAACTGTTACCGGTGCCGTATCAAATTCAGTTGGGGGGGCAGTTTATTATTTTAATGAGGAATTTTAA
- a CDS encoding DNA gyrase/topoisomerase IV subunit A, producing the protein MSKDIFEGFDSESHHNIDNVTHVSGMFKNWFIDYASYVILERAVPAVEDGLKPVQRRILHSMWELEDGRYNKVANLIGNTMKYHPHGDASIGDALVSIGQKDLLIDCQGNWGNVFTGDSAAAPRYIEARLSKLGLEILFNPKTTDWGLSYDGRNKEPNNLPVKFPLLLAQGVEGIAVGLACKILPHNFNELIDASIQSLKGKKVSIYPDFQTGGIADCSEYKDGLRGGKIKVRARIKELNAKTLVINEIPFGTTTSSLIDSILAANDKGKIKIKKVEDNTAENVEILIHLQPGISTDKTIDALYAFTNCEVSISPNACIIEKDKPRFIGVSEILKLSAQRTLELLKLELEIEKKELEEKWHFASLEKIFIKEEMYIDFKKYSTKETLYEYLYTCFKPHKKKLIRDILDEDLHKLTQIPMIRITRFDSIKAEDHMKELSARIEEVKNHLANMVEFAIEYFKNLKKKYGEGRERKTETKQLETIVATQVIMANEKLYVNRAEGFVGTGLKKDEFVCDCSSIDDIIAFTKEGKMKVFKVSDKFFVGKDIIHVAVFQKNDERTTYNMIYRDGPKGITFMKRFFVTGVTRDKEYNLTKGTPGSTVFWFTVNPNGESEKVIVRLRQATGVRKLELDVDFAEMEIKARGAVGNIVTKYTINNVTLKEKGVSTLEGEDYWFDESVHRLNKEERGTYLGKFSGEDKIMTITSSGYYKLYTYDLLNHFDEDIILIEKYFSNQTLTVIYYDGKGKAYFTKRFEPENTNSKVLLVTEHEDSRIELVTAQVNPIIEVKFAKEKGKQPDDENINMVEFSPVINMKAKGKKLSDHKVKEINLKEPEEIKAARKFLKKNAENDEKTGLSPVELHRRAMEKLNKKGGKDFFDDDGQITFDF; encoded by the coding sequence ATGAGTAAAGATATTTTTGAAGGGTTTGATAGTGAGAGTCATCACAACATTGATAATGTTACGCATGTCAGTGGTATGTTTAAAAACTGGTTTATTGATTACGCATCTTACGTAATTCTTGAACGAGCAGTGCCCGCAGTTGAAGATGGATTAAAACCTGTGCAACGTAGAATTTTGCACAGCATGTGGGAGCTGGAAGACGGGCGCTATAACAAAGTAGCCAACTTAATCGGAAATACCATGAAGTATCACCCGCATGGTGATGCAAGTATAGGCGATGCTTTGGTAAGTATTGGTCAAAAGGATTTATTAATTGATTGTCAGGGAAACTGGGGTAATGTATTTACCGGCGATAGCGCTGCAGCACCCCGTTATATTGAAGCACGTCTTTCAAAACTTGGATTAGAAATTTTATTTAACCCAAAAACAACCGATTGGGGACTTAGTTACGATGGCAGAAACAAAGAGCCAAACAATTTGCCGGTTAAATTTCCATTGCTTCTTGCGCAAGGGGTTGAAGGAATTGCCGTAGGTTTAGCCTGCAAAATTCTTCCGCACAACTTTAACGAACTTATTGATGCCTCTATTCAGTCATTAAAAGGAAAAAAAGTAAGCATCTATCCCGATTTTCAAACCGGAGGAATTGCAGACTGCAGCGAGTACAAAGATGGTTTAAGAGGTGGAAAAATTAAGGTTCGTGCGCGCATTAAAGAATTAAACGCCAAAACTTTAGTAATAAATGAAATTCCGTTTGGCACAACAACATCTTCATTAATCGACAGCATTTTAGCGGCTAATGATAAAGGGAAAATAAAAATTAAAAAAGTTGAAGATAACACGGCTGAAAATGTTGAAATATTAATTCATTTACAACCCGGAATCAGTACCGATAAAACAATTGATGCTTTATATGCCTTTACCAATTGCGAAGTAAGTATTTCGCCCAATGCTTGTATTATTGAAAAAGATAAACCTCGGTTTATTGGCGTAAGTGAAATTTTAAAACTTTCAGCACAACGTACATTGGAATTATTAAAGCTGGAACTTGAAATTGAGAAAAAAGAACTGGAAGAAAAATGGCATTTTGCCTCGCTTGAGAAAATATTCATTAAGGAGGAGATGTATATAGATTTTAAAAAGTACAGCACCAAAGAAACTTTATACGAATACCTCTACACGTGCTTTAAACCGCACAAAAAGAAATTAATCAGAGATATACTGGATGAAGATTTACACAAACTTACGCAGATTCCGATGATTCGTATCACGCGCTTTGATAGCATCAAGGCTGAAGATCACATGAAGGAATTAAGCGCGCGTATTGAGGAGGTGAAAAATCATCTGGCTAATATGGTGGAATTTGCCATTGAGTATTTTAAAAATTTAAAAAAGAAATACGGCGAAGGACGTGAAAGAAAAACAGAAACCAAACAATTAGAAACCATTGTTGCCACACAGGTAATTATGGCCAATGAAAAACTTTATGTAAATCGTGCTGAAGGATTTGTAGGTACAGGTTTAAAAAAGGATGAATTTGTTTGCGATTGCAGCAGCATTGATGATATTATAGCTTTTACCAAAGAAGGTAAAATGAAAGTTTTTAAGGTAAGTGATAAATTTTTTGTTGGAAAAGATATTATACATGTTGCGGTTTTCCAGAAAAATGATGAACGTACTACTTACAATATGATTTATCGCGACGGACCAAAAGGAATTACCTTTATGAAACGTTTTTTTGTTACCGGTGTTACGCGCGATAAGGAATATAATTTAACCAAAGGCACTCCCGGCAGTACGGTGTTTTGGTTTACCGTAAATCCAAACGGCGAAAGTGAAAAGGTTATAGTTCGTTTACGTCAAGCTACCGGAGTAAGAAAATTAGAATTAGATGTTGATTTTGCGGAAATGGAAATTAAAGCAAGAGGAGCAGTAGGCAATATTGTAACAAAGTATACCATCAACAATGTTACACTAAAAGAAAAAGGTGTGTCTACTTTAGAAGGAGAAGATTATTGGTTTGATGAAAGCGTACATCGTTTAAATAAAGAAGAACGCGGAACCTACCTCGGTAAATTCAGCGGAGAAGATAAAATAATGACCATAACATCAAGCGGGTATTACAAATTATACACTTATGATTTGCTGAATCACTTTGACGAGGACATCATTTTAATTGAAAAATACTTCTCCAATCAAACACTCACTGTCATTTATTACGATGGTAAAGGAAAAGCTTATTTCACCAAACGATTTGAACCGGAGAATACAAACTCCAAAGTATTATTGGTAACCGAACACGAAGATTCTCGCATTGAATTGGTAACGGCCCAGGTAAACCCGATTATAGAAGTGAAATTTGCCAAAGAAAAAGGCAAGCAACCCGATGATGAGAATATCAATATGGTTGAATTTTCTCCTGTGATAAACATGAAAGCCAAAGGCAAAAAATTAAGTGATCACAAGGTTAAAGAAATCAATTTAAAGGAACCCGAGGAAATAAAAGCTGCTAGAAAGTTCTTAAAAAAAAACGCTGAGAACGACGAAAAAACGGGATTAAGCCCTGTTGAGCTGCATCGCCGTGCTATGGAAAAATTAAATAAAAAAGGGGGTAAAGATTTTTTCGATGATGATGGCCAAATCACTTTTGATTTTTAA
- a CDS encoding tetratricopeptide repeat protein, which produces MGDFHDDSEGRDDKEFEKNLKRFEDMISTGQPEFFDADDLEEIIDYYLQWLNYELAKKAIDYGLERFPYSTIIKIRYAQYLSSQHHTHEALSILNEVEQIEQNSFELYMARGYIYSQMGLGEQAIENFKHALPLAEFKDEVYVALGIEFLNEEKPDDALYYLKKAIKINPNNEVALNELSLCFDLTSRSDEAISFFGNYIDQHPYSYYAWFNLGVAYARIGLFEKAIDAYDYATAINDQFSSAYFNKANSLAQLERFAEAIDVYKETLKYEDHEPSTYYYIGECYENLEKFEEALVNYNKCVKLDPAHADAWLGIGVVLDAMNRLTEGIHYIKKAIEINPNDAEYWYVFAEIQHKLGFLEESAMAFQRVIELDYNEADVWLDYSKLLHEAGYLNDAIATLSEGIKHFPGSAELHYRMGVMLIENKDRKESLDYITKGLEIDPSKHEQLFEYAPVLQNDSEILQLISHYKK; this is translated from the coding sequence ATGGGTGATTTTCACGACGACTCAGAAGGACGCGACGATAAAGAATTTGAGAAAAACTTAAAACGTTTTGAGGACATGATTTCTACAGGTCAGCCCGAGTTTTTTGACGCCGACGATTTAGAAGAAATTATAGATTATTATCTGCAATGGCTTAATTACGAATTAGCCAAAAAAGCAATTGATTATGGTTTAGAACGCTTTCCTTATTCCACAATAATCAAAATCAGATATGCACAGTATTTATCTAGCCAACATCATACCCATGAAGCTCTTTCCATCTTAAATGAAGTTGAACAAATAGAACAAAACAGCTTTGAGTTATATATGGCCCGAGGGTATATTTATAGCCAAATGGGATTGGGTGAACAAGCCATTGAGAATTTTAAACATGCTTTGCCTTTGGCGGAATTTAAAGATGAGGTATATGTGGCTTTAGGCATTGAGTTTTTAAATGAAGAAAAACCCGATGATGCTTTGTATTATTTAAAAAAAGCAATTAAAATTAATCCGAATAATGAAGTTGCATTGAATGAACTTTCGCTTTGTTTTGATTTAACATCGCGTTCTGATGAAGCCATTTCCTTTTTTGGAAATTACATCGATCAACACCCCTATAGTTATTATGCATGGTTTAATTTGGGTGTTGCCTATGCCCGAATAGGATTATTTGAAAAAGCAATTGATGCGTATGATTATGCAACGGCAATTAATGATCAGTTTAGTTCTGCTTATTTCAACAAAGCAAATTCTTTAGCTCAGTTGGAAAGATTTGCCGAGGCTATTGATGTATATAAAGAAACATTAAAGTATGAGGATCATGAACCTTCCACCTATTATTACATAGGGGAATGTTACGAAAATTTAGAAAAATTTGAAGAGGCCTTAGTCAATTACAATAAGTGTGTAAAGTTAGATCCGGCTCATGCCGATGCCTGGTTAGGTATTGGAGTTGTGCTGGATGCCATGAACAGATTAACAGAAGGCATTCATTATATTAAAAAAGCTATTGAAATTAATCCAAATGACGCTGAGTACTGGTATGTGTTTGCCGAAATTCAGCATAAACTCGGGTTTTTGGAAGAATCAGCTATGGCTTTTCAACGTGTAATTGAATTGGATTATAACGAAGCAGATGTTTGGTTAGATTACAGTAAACTTTTGCACGAAGCAGGCTACCTTAATGATGCTATTGCAACTTTAAGCGAAGGGATAAAACATTTTCCCGGTTCGGCTGAACTTCATTATCGCATGGGTGTTATGCTGATTGAAAATAAAGACAGGAAAGAGTCCTTGGATTATATCACTAAAGGTTTAGAAATTGATCCCTCAAAACATGAGCAGCTATTTGAGTACGCTCCGGTTTTACAAAACGATTCGGAAATTTTGCAATTAATTTCTCATTATAAAAAATAG
- a CDS encoding phosphosulfolactate synthase, with protein sequence MAPKYNVNLPHLPERTVKPRKEGVTMVMDKGISLRQAHDFVEVSAPYVDYVKLGFGTSVFTPNVLEKVKLYQSAGMKVYVGGTLFEAFVIRNKFDDYLKYINDLGLDCAEVSDGSIELEHEVKCDYISKLAKNFHVLSEVGSKEEGVIIHPARWIKMMQSELDAGSSKVIAEARESGTVGIFHKNGSAHTLLIHRIVNKIKLENIIWETPQKSQQVYFIKLFGANVNVGNIGVDDVIPLETLRLGLRGDTFFTFLPDELKQDTV encoded by the coding sequence ATGGCGCCTAAGTATAACGTTAATCTACCACATCTGCCCGAACGCACGGTAAAACCCCGTAAGGAAGGTGTTACCATGGTAATGGATAAAGGCATTAGTCTTCGTCAGGCGCACGACTTTGTTGAAGTATCGGCTCCCTATGTTGATTATGTAAAGTTAGGCTTTGGTACATCTGTTTTTACTCCAAATGTGCTTGAAAAAGTAAAACTTTACCAGAGTGCCGGCATGAAGGTGTATGTAGGCGGTACTTTATTTGAAGCTTTTGTGATTCGAAATAAATTTGATGATTATTTAAAATACATAAACGATTTGGGTTTAGATTGTGCAGAAGTAAGTGATGGAAGTATAGAGTTAGAACATGAAGTGAAATGCGATTATATCAGTAAGCTCGCTAAAAATTTCCACGTATTAAGTGAGGTTGGCAGTAAGGAAGAAGGGGTAATCATACATCCTGCTCGTTGGATAAAAATGATGCAAAGCGAATTGGATGCAGGTTCTTCTAAAGTTATTGCAGAGGCCCGTGAAAGTGGCACGGTTGGAATATTCCATAAAAACGGAAGCGCTCACACTTTATTAATTCACCGAATTGTAAATAAAATAAAACTTGAAAATATTATTTGGGAAACTCCGCAAAAAAGTCAGCAGGTTTATTTTATAAAATTATTTGGCGCAAATGTAAATGTCGGAAATATTGGTGTGGATGACGTGATTCCGCTCGAAACTTTACGCCTTGGATTGCGTGGCGACACTTTTTTTACTTTTTTACCCGATGAATTAAAACAAGATACTGTATAA
- a CDS encoding rhodanese-like domain-containing protein codes for MKEISVTELKQLKDENANYQLVDVREQYEFDEANLNGILIPMGEVMDNLDKIARDKKVIVHCRSGKRSAGVIQALEKQHGYDNLYNLKGGILAYIEEIGL; via the coding sequence ATGAAAGAAATAAGTGTAACCGAATTAAAACAACTGAAAGACGAAAACGCAAATTATCAATTGGTAGATGTGCGCGAACAGTATGAATTTGATGAAGCTAACTTAAACGGAATTTTAATTCCAATGGGAGAGGTGATGGATAATCTGGATAAAATTGCTCGCGATAAAAAAGTAATTGTTCACTGCAGAAGCGGAAAACGTAGCGCCGGCGTAATTCAAGCTTTAGAAAAACAGCATGGGTATGATAATTTGTATAATTTAAAAGGCGGTATTTTAGCGTATATAGAAGAAATTGGATTATGA
- a CDS encoding membrane protein insertion efficiency factor YidD: MNRYVIILFFFLTSLLKGQSDLNRLLNANHTDSTLASKRKINYVFKGKNWFVKYNPLSLVFGGALFFYQGVISPQIMQGCAFEPSCSAFSKACIHEFGLIKGISLSTDRLTRCTRLSSIDFHPVLFNNNNKVNDIPEYYRLRSKK, from the coding sequence TTGAATAGGTATGTCATAATTTTATTTTTTTTCCTCACTTCCTTATTAAAAGGTCAAAGTGATTTAAATCGACTACTAAACGCAAATCACACAGACTCTACGCTTGCTTCCAAAAGAAAGATTAATTACGTTTTTAAAGGCAAAAATTGGTTTGTAAAATACAATCCATTATCACTTGTTTTTGGTGGAGCATTATTTTTTTATCAGGGTGTAATTTCACCACAAATTATGCAAGGCTGTGCCTTTGAGCCCAGCTGTTCAGCTTTTAGCAAAGCTTGTATACATGAATTTGGACTAATAAAAGGCATTTCCTTATCTACCGATCGTTTGACCAGATGCACGCGTTTATCGTCTATAGATTTTCATCCTGTATTATTTAATAATAATAATAAGGTAAATGACATCCCTGAATATTACAGATTGCGGAGTAAAAAATGA
- a CDS encoding LexA family transcriptional regulator, translating into MSKIANNIRFLRQLKGLSQEQLADELSITRSRIGGYEEARNEPPIDLLIRLSEFFHIAIDALVRGDLRKTNLDGLMKIGKNRILFPILLDNEGNDMVELIPLKASAGYLKGYADPEYIEKLPQMKLPFLPTGKHRAFPIKGDSMPPIKEGSYVIGKYLEKMEELKPGNTYVVVTKDDGLSYKRIMSYSKKEGALELHSDNKIYQPYKVKTEDVLELWEYTCCLNMNQYDDNELNLDSIMNMLRGLKVEIEQIKKK; encoded by the coding sequence ATGAGTAAAATAGCCAACAACATTCGGTTTCTTCGTCAGTTAAAAGGATTATCGCAAGAGCAATTAGCCGATGAATTAAGTATTACCCGTTCACGTATTGGCGGGTATGAAGAGGCGAGGAATGAGCCGCCCATTGATTTACTGATACGTTTATCTGAGTTTTTTCACATTGCCATTGATGCTTTGGTGAGGGGAGATTTGCGAAAAACAAATTTAGATGGTTTAATGAAAATCGGTAAAAACAGGATTCTCTTTCCGATTTTACTGGATAATGAAGGGAATGACATGGTTGAATTAATTCCATTAAAAGCATCGGCCGGTTATTTAAAAGGTTATGCTGATCCTGAGTACATCGAAAAATTACCTCAAATGAAATTACCTTTTTTGCCTACCGGCAAACACAGAGCCTTTCCAATAAAAGGAGACAGTATGCCGCCGATAAAAGAAGGTTCTTATGTAATTGGTAAATATTTAGAAAAAATGGAGGAGTTAAAACCGGGTAACACCTATGTTGTTGTTACTAAAGATGACGGCTTATCCTATAAGCGAATTATGAGTTACTCCAAAAAAGAGGGGGCTTTGGAGTTGCATTCCGACAATAAAATATACCAACCCTATAAAGTAAAAACCGAAGATGTATTAGAGTTATGGGAATATACCTGCTGCTTAAATATGAATCAATACGATGATAATGAGTTGAATTTAGACAGTATCATGAATATGTTAAGAGGTCTTAAAGTTGAAATTGAGCAGATAAAGAAGAAATAA
- a CDS encoding WD40 repeat domain-containing protein, with protein sequence MRIKLLFLFIFTLSLTKGQDEPLFILQGHSGGINSIALSPDGKTLVSGSKDETIRFWDLEKKESIKSIVIDHSSVKRVSFNKDASKLLISIYERFAEIDIKSGKKKLSKKKSHTAFAETSIYSEAGDFILTSSWRDNTLSIWKSSNFKKVIDLKEIYWVDNALFNKKGNIVYSGGHDNQIKAWDVTTGNMIYALAGHDDWVYDIALSSDEKFIYSAGFDKLIKVWDLNSRKNIATLKGHSEGVVCIDISPDGKWLASGGTDKEIIIWNLSDNSEVKRIKAHADAVTDLKFSKDSKTLYSASLDKTIKGWNLLEL encoded by the coding sequence ATGCGTATTAAACTTTTATTTTTATTCATTTTTACGCTTAGTTTAACTAAGGGACAAGATGAACCTCTTTTTATTTTACAGGGTCATTCCGGCGGCATCAATTCCATAGCCTTATCACCCGATGGAAAAACTTTGGTGTCCGGTTCTAAAGATGAAACCATACGTTTTTGGGATTTAGAGAAGAAGGAGAGCATTAAATCAATTGTGATTGATCATTCGTCAGTTAAAAGAGTTTCTTTCAATAAAGACGCAAGCAAATTACTTATTTCAATATACGAGCGGTTTGCGGAAATTGATATTAAAAGTGGTAAAAAGAAATTATCGAAGAAAAAATCTCATACGGCTTTTGCCGAAACAAGTATTTATTCAGAAGCAGGCGATTTTATTTTAACTTCCAGTTGGAGAGATAATACGTTGAGCATTTGGAAAAGCAGCAATTTTAAAAAAGTGATTGATTTAAAGGAAATATATTGGGTGGATAACGCATTGTTTAATAAGAAAGGAAATATTGTTTATTCAGGTGGACATGATAATCAAATAAAAGCTTGGGATGTTACTACGGGAAATATGATTTACGCTTTGGCCGGACACGATGACTGGGTATATGATATTGCGCTTTCTTCTGATGAAAAATTTATTTATTCAGCCGGATTTGATAAACTAATTAAAGTATGGGATTTAAATTCACGAAAAAATATCGCTACGTTAAAAGGTCATTCAGAAGGCGTGGTTTGTATTGATATTTCACCGGACGGTAAATGGTTGGCAAGTGGCGGAACAGATAAGGAGATTATTATTTGGAATTTATCTGATAATTCGGAGGTAAAACGAATTAAAGCGCATGCCGATGCTGTAACGGATCTTAAATTTAGCAAGGATTCAAAAACATTGTATTCCGCTTCATTGGATAAAACAATTAAAGGCTGGAATTTATTAGAACTATAA
- a CDS encoding VTT domain-containing protein has product MIELFKHILHLDFDWLFQNYGAYVYIILFLVIFVETGLVAMPFLPGDSLLFTAGLFARSGYLNLSYLLILLFIAAVLGDNINYWVGRKIGLRVFKFNLRGKPLVKKEYLDKTHAFYEKYGTKAIIMARFVPLVRTFAPFAAGVGEMNYKKFFSFDILGGALWIGSLTMAGYLLGEVEFIRKRIDLVCLGIILLSVLPIIIGYLKGRKK; this is encoded by the coding sequence ATGATAGAACTTTTTAAACACATCCTTCATTTAGATTTCGATTGGCTCTTTCAGAATTATGGAGCTTATGTCTACATTATTTTATTTTTAGTCATTTTTGTTGAAACCGGCCTTGTGGCCATGCCATTTTTACCGGGCGACTCCCTTTTATTCACCGCAGGTTTGTTTGCACGTTCTGGCTATTTGAATTTGTCTTATTTGCTTATTTTGTTATTTATTGCCGCAGTATTAGGTGATAATATTAATTATTGGGTTGGACGTAAAATAGGTTTACGGGTGTTTAAATTTAATTTAAGAGGAAAACCGCTGGTTAAAAAAGAATACCTCGATAAAACCCACGCCTTTTACGAAAAGTATGGTACCAAAGCAATTATTATGGCACGATTTGTACCCTTAGTGCGAACTTTTGCTCCTTTTGCAGCAGGTGTAGGCGAAATGAATTATAAAAAATTCTTCAGCTTTGATATATTAGGTGGCGCATTATGGATTGGTAGTTTAACCATGGCCGGGTATTTATTAGGTGAAGTTGAATTTATTCGTAAAAGAATTGATTTGGTTTGCTTAGGAATTATTTTGCTTTCCGTTCTTCCTATTATAATCGGTTATTTAAAGGGCAGAAAAAAATAG
- a CDS encoding acyl-CoA dehydrogenase: MYFDLSEEHLMIQKAAREFAQNELKPGVIDRDENQTFPAEQIKKMGELGFMGMMVDPKYGGGGMDAISYVLAMEEISKVDASASVVMSVNNSLVCWGLETFGTEEQKQKYLVPLAKGEKIGAFCLSEPEAGSDATSQKTTAIDKGDHYLLNGTKNWITNGNSASVYLVIAQTNIEAGHKGINALIVEKGMPGFTIGPKENKMGIRGSDTHSLMFDNVKVPKENRIGEDGFGFKFAMKTLSGGRIGIASQALGIASGAYELALQYSKERKAFGKEISKHQIIQFKLADMATRIEASRLLIFRAAWLKDQHLPMDKESAMAKVFASETAMWVTTEAVQVHGGYGYVKEYHVERLMRDAKITQIYEGTSEVQRIVISRQVLN, translated from the coding sequence ATGTATTTTGATTTATCTGAAGAACATTTGATGATACAAAAAGCGGCCCGAGAATTTGCACAAAATGAACTAAAGCCGGGAGTAATTGACCGAGATGAGAATCAAACTTTTCCGGCCGAGCAAATCAAAAAAATGGGTGAGCTAGGTTTTATGGGCATGATGGTTGATCCAAAATACGGCGGTGGTGGAATGGATGCCATTTCATACGTATTGGCTATGGAAGAGATTAGTAAAGTGGATGCGAGTGCTAGTGTTGTGATGAGTGTAAATAATTCATTAGTATGCTGGGGACTTGAAACTTTTGGAACCGAAGAACAAAAACAAAAATATTTAGTTCCCTTGGCGAAAGGTGAAAAAATTGGCGCATTTTGTTTAAGTGAGCCGGAAGCCGGAAGTGATGCTACTTCACAAAAAACAACAGCAATTGATAAAGGCGACCATTATCTTTTAAACGGAACCAAAAACTGGATTACCAATGGAAATAGCGCATCTGTTTATTTAGTAATAGCACAAACTAATATAGAGGCCGGTCATAAAGGAATTAATGCATTAATAGTAGAAAAAGGGATGCCCGGATTTACAATAGGACCTAAAGAGAATAAGATGGGAATCCGAGGAAGTGATACACATTCTCTCATGTTTGATAATGTTAAAGTTCCAAAAGAAAACAGAATTGGCGAAGATGGTTTTGGGTTTAAATTTGCCATGAAAACATTGAGTGGAGGAAGAATTGGAATAGCTTCTCAGGCCCTGGGGATTGCTAGTGGAGCGTACGAATTAGCTTTACAATATTCAAAAGAACGTAAGGCCTTCGGAAAAGAGATCAGTAAACATCAAATTATACAGTTTAAATTGGCTGATATGGCCACAAGAATAGAAGCATCCCGCTTACTAATTTTTAGAGCCGCTTGGTTAAAAGATCAGCACTTACCAATGGATAAAGAAAGTGCCATGGCTAAAGTATTTGCCAGTGAAACCGCTATGTGGGTAACTACTGAAGCTGTACAGGTACACGGCGGTTATGGATATGTGAAAGAATATCATGTGGAAAGACTAATGAGAGATGCCAAAATCACTCAAATTTATGAAGGAACCAGTGAGGTTCAGCGTATCGTTATTTCGCGCCAGGTATTAAACTAA